Proteins encoded in a region of the Uloborus diversus isolate 005 chromosome 1, Udiv.v.3.1, whole genome shotgun sequence genome:
- the LOC129225478 gene encoding uncharacterized protein LOC129225478, whose translation MTQTESSCRCSVRLVQHVLDCLGLLLIIVLQGSILDYYLILHNGGNAAWYFWFLADFLILIVFMAAAVISYRHYQKKERHRKPDLTGNKSSSNFLNSTKLGTLPLIYIVWFFYSSLLTAKVVLLFKLDVAQSLDENSAFGPQLLKVIIAASAVVFLLLVETHNNADPNSDHKAYIYFLITSTVFEIFDSVTFLGILFPMESHVVSTYELENAVLILSCVNFILPTLTLYKLSLSEFGKRPRSLGLILLYKGLHLGLVNIPYFVIRVYLWSLYDHDVTLFILKNILAVIVTARTTIPDVRLWLHSIQESKGKRHVWFGNTMELGAVYEITDNHSEESGIDVTKKEQIVTQL comes from the exons atgaCCCAGACCGAGTCTTCCTGCCGTTGCAGTGTTCGACTGGTACAACATGTCTTGGACTGCTTAGGTTTACTACTCATAATAGTTCTGCAAGGGAGCATTTTGGACTATTATCTGATCTTGCATAATGGTGGCAACGCAGCATGGTATTTTTGGTTTCTAGCAGATTTTTTGATTCTTATTGTTTTCATGGCTGCTGCTGTAATATCATATAGGCATTATCAAAAGAAA gaaagaCATCGAAAACCAGACTTAACAGGAAATAAATCCTCCTCTAACTTCTTGAATTCAACAAAGTTGGGAACTTTGCCGCTCATCTATATTGTTTGGTTTTTCTACTCTTCTTTGTTAACTGCTAaagttgttttattatttaagttGGATGTTGCTCAGTCATTAGATGAAAACTCTGCATTTGGCCCTCAGTTACTAAAAGTCATTATTGCAGCATCTGCAGTTGTTTTCTTACTTCTTGTTGAGACACATAATAATGCTGATCCCAATTCTGATCACAAggcatacatttattttttgataacttccactgtatttgaaatatttgatagCGTTACATTTCTGGGTATTCTCTTTCCAATGGAATCACATGTTGTTTCCACTTATGAATTGGAAAATGCGGTTCTTATTCTTTCTTGCGTGAATTTCATTCTACCCACCTTAACATTGTACAAGCTGAGCTTGTCTGAATTCGGGAAGCGGCCTCGCTCACTGGGATTAATACTTCTCTACAAAGGTCTACACTTAGGATTAGTCAACATCCCATACTTTGTGATTAGAGTTTATCTGTGGAGCTTATATGATCATGATGTTACATTGTTtattttgaagaacattttagCTGTTATAGTTACAGCCAGGACAACCATCCCTGATGTACGGTTGTGGTTGCACTCCATTCAAGAATCTAAGGGGAAAAGACATGTGTGGTTTGGGAATACTATGGAGCTTGGTGCTGTCTATGAGATAACAGATAATCACAGTGAAGAGTCTGGTATAGATGTGactaaaaaagagcaaattgTAACCCAACTGTAA